The Juglans regia cultivar Chandler chromosome 16, Walnut 2.0, whole genome shotgun sequence nucleotide sequence TCTCATCCGATTCAAAAACTCTTCGGACACATCCTTCCTCACAAACCTTGTTGGGTGTGAGCCACCTTTGGACCAATCAACCCATGTAATGCTCCTATTTGAGTTGATGTCCGGGTGAGTTTTGGTCACGATGGTTGCCAAGTAGTGCTCATCCATGTAACATGGAGGCTTGCAATGATTCTGAAAAATGGGGTAGTATGTGACATCTGATACTATCTCTATGGCTAGCTTCCGGTGAACTTCGAACCATTGGTTGCCTTTACGCCAATCGGACAATGATATCATCGGCCACATGCGCTTATTGTACCGCCCTCGACCCATGGGTCGTGGATCATCAAATGAGCCAACAAAACTATGGTTAGAGTTGATGAGGTAGCTGTAAATTGTTGTAAAGTTGAATAGAGGAATGCATGTTTCGGAGAGCAACACAAATCTTTCATTGGAGAAATCAAGTAGGGCATTAGCTAATAGGCGCCTCTCAGCATTCATCATTGTGGCTTGTCCCCATTTCACGGgctgcaaaacaaaatacaatccAATTTAATTTGACAAAAACTTAGCCAATTGGTTCTTGTATAATGCTATTTTCCATCTCAAGTCTTGttattttttgtcatatttATTGATGCAACACATTTTATAAAGTGGTTTCATGTGTCAATATCACTTAACATGTGACGCAAAGCAAGTATGAAtggaataataaaatttaggactaAAACAAGTATTTCTTGTTCCCCTACTTGAGGGAGTACTAGACGTAAGTTAGTCCCTATATGCATTGCACTATTCAGCTAGGCTCTAATGTTCAATTTCTGAGCGAGTGCGGTGCTGCCATGGTAACAACCATACAGAAAATACCGACTTCTGGTCGACCTCTCCTTCACTTTTTGCTAatgaaaccccaaaaaaaaaaaaaaatctcaaaactctttcattttttaatggaAGAGTGTGtcataaaattatgagaaattctatttgcagtcctgaagtggggactgcatgtgcaggcacatgtttaaatgagagaaaacattattttaggagggataattttgtaattttacaaaattataaagttaaaatagcctaggcctgcacatgcagtctccaagtggggactgtacctagcattgctctaaaATTATAACCTTGCTTGGTATCTTCCGCTTATAAAACACCGAGGTTTCTGGTGGCTCTTTGGTGAATTCAGGTGAAGTATGGAGGTAAACTGAATAGAGCCCTGCATATCCCTTGAAGAACATTTCCCATAATGGTCCCAACGGCAAGCTTCCCCTGCTCAAGAACATGAACGCCACCTTCCGAGTCCGATTGTTAGGGTACTTACTGATTCGCGGCACCATTGATGCTCTCCACATTAGCTCCTCGTCGCTCATCTCATGCCATAGCTCCTCGGGACCAATCATCCAATCCTCTAAACCTCTACTTCcacttgaagatttgaacgGGGAGGGCTGCAAGGAAGCAGCAGATGAAGAATTATTGCAGAGACAGCAAGAACATGATGAAGGCTGCAATGGTGGCATTAGGAAGTAAGACTCATCTGAAAACAGGAATTTTCGAGCACCATTGTTGATGAAAATTCCTAATGTCATCACGAAAAATGACAGTGACAAACAAAGGACTATGGTGGTAGTAACAGGGAAAGTACTACTTCCCCTTATCAGTTTCGTAATACGTAGGCAGAGTTCTCTTCCAAACAACACAGTGATCTTACACTGCTGCATATCTTTATCTAGCTTTATCTGATCCATTAATGTAAGATCAAGTCCTCGATACGTTCATGTTTTTAACGTATGACCCAAGATAGTGCATGGGGCAGGGTCTAAAAACACATGGGAAGTGCCAGGAATAGTACTGTGGATAGCAAGGCTAAAAACGTTGATCTGTCATGGATGGATGCATGGGTGATGAGCCTTGGTGTTCACGGGCTCATTCATATACACGAGAATATGGGGGCCGGGGGAGATCACATTTATCATGTGTACGTTAGGCTATGGTTCATCCAAAAGAAATATCCATGATTCAGGGGCGGACCTTCTGAAAAAAGAAAGGTCTAacacacaagctatgtaaaacTTCAACTGCATGGATCAGAGATCGAGAAACTCAAGAACGTTACCCCTTTGAAACGTAATACAAGGAAACTAACCAACTAAAACATGTGGATGCAAAAGTATCTTGCTGGGCCAGATGCTCCGCATGATGCCTCACATTCTGGCGGTTCCACCCCTGTGCTCACATTTGACATCAATCCTAAATCCATAAACTCTTTTAAACTTTCTGACATTTCTCGTTTAAAATGCTTTGGGCTGGGCTTCAACTATTTGCACCGATCTTCGGTTCCATGCACTCAATTAAAAAGTAAGGTCATCAATATTGTCATGATCAGTTGTTTTCCCAAGTTCTGtattctataatttatatatatatatatatatatatatatattttttgaatataaaattataaatatcatgtatacatatatatatatatatattgaaaaggaaaattaaagaaaaatattaggactactgcatgcatgcattgatatATAAGCTAATTAAATCACTACGCCTCCCCAATGCTCTAAAGAGGCACGCCTGCCTTTGTGGGCTGGGGGATGTGCATTATGCTGCGTGGCCAACAAATATTAGAAGACCACGCGTACGTACGTGTTCCATTAAATTAAATCTTCCAGTACTGGTCCGCCATTAAAAcaattagctagctagatgcACCGACTtctgcacatatatatatatatatatatacaacattaACTTTTGATAGCTGAGATGATGATCAGGACGAcccaactaattaattaatcgcattaatttatattatatgctgatcttaaaagagtatttggagTAGTACTACTGCAATTACCATAAAACGATTCATGCATTAATCGGTGATACTAGTACTGGATCATCATTCTTTTAACAGCTAGGTTTAAGCACGTTCGTCCAAATCTGCATTAATATTACACGTACAGATTTTAAAGAATCCTTCACAACCagaaagctatatatatagctctagCTGTTGGTGAATGCGTACGCGGTCGTCCTATATATCCACATTGCTGCTAATTGCCATAGATTCGATGTAGATCATAGGCTGGCCGAAGTTAAAACGTACGTACGTTGGAACACGGAATGTCTGGTTAATTTGGATACAAGAAAGGTCTTCAAACTCATCtcgttttatctcatctaattattataattttcttaaatttctaaataaaatataataaacaattcaacttttcaaattttaaaacaataataatattaaaaaataatatgctaacaatattttatttaactttcaatttttatctcaactcgtCTCAACTTAATATCCAAACCTCACCTTAAGAATCACAATCCACTCGGCAGTACTCATAgcccaatatttttcaattagaaGTGTTACAgacacataataaaaaaattatagaaaaataaatctataaagtgatgtgattttatgtaatccattatatctattttattataaaaataactaatttataatctaacgtattacgTCAAACATCTGCATATATCACTTTGTGGGTCTTCTATATCtatatgtaatctttttataactaaagtatttttctttttaaatatatattataatattggaTCATAGATCGACCTCGCCtgttattatcattttaatagtcgtttttttattttatcaaacccctttttttcttaaaacttttttttcatatcaaatgTCTAAAGGCGGCATATAAGTACCAATTAGCTAGCCAAACTCAGATCTGCTTGATGCTGCAATCTGCCGATGCTAAATTATACGCGCAATAACTTATCGATTTGGAGaaccataatttatttatcattctttgTCTAACATAATGGGATCATGAGGTCAGACAAcaccccacacacacacacaatattatatatactttgttAATTAGTTCGCAATACTATGCATGCGTATGAAAAAAGATGCATACTTTCCCCAAAATGCTGTTATTAAAATGACATCTAGGACCTACGTACATATTTGAGTAAAATTGGTGGCAACAACTTGCGGCTAATGAGGTAGATGATGATCATCCATTATTGCATGCATGGGGtcatacattaataattattatttatttcataatttagaAATTAACTTGTGCCAATCATGCTaattacataatataaataattaaacctacATTTTAATTTCTATCATCTTAaactacttttaaaataaataatgattttatatcatatatatctacttatatataaagcgcGAAGAGATTTGTAACAGTATTTtcgtctaacattttttttccaattttacccctacttttattccaaaatctcgGTTTTGCCACTGACATTCTTCCCATTTTACCCCTGGTTCTCCCGCACGCGagcccctcctcccctctcccccgtcCGTTTCGTCATCTGCTACAGTGCACCGTCACACGCCGTCGTACTCGACACCGccgctctcattctcttcccctccgaccGGCGTCCATTCCCTTCCAATATCAGCCCCTCTCGTGCCGCCGTTGATTGCCACGAGCGAATCCAAGC carries:
- the LOC109012531 gene encoding glycosyltransferase BC10-like, coding for MDQIKLDKDMQQCKITVLFGRELCLRITKLIRGSSTFPVTTTIVLCLSLSFFVMTLGIFINNGARKFLFSDESYFLMPPLQPSSCSCCLCNNSSSAASLQPSPFKSSSGSRGLEDWMIGPEELWHEMSDEELMWRASMVPRISKYPNNRTRKVAFMFLSRGSLPLGPLWEMFFKGYAGLYSVYLHTSPEFTKEPPETSVFYKRKIPSKPVKWGQATMMNAERRLLANALLDFSNERFVLLSETCIPLFNFTTIYSYLINSNHSFVGSFDDPRPMGRGRYNKRMWPMISLSDWRKGNQWFEVHRKLAIEIVSDVTYYPIFQNHCKPPCYMDEHYLATIVTKTHPDINSNRSITWVDWSKGGSHPTRFVRKDVSEEFLNRMRHGFNCTYNGSMTTACFLFARKFQPNTLEPLLKLAPTLLGFNP